Proteins encoded within one genomic window of Glycine soja cultivar W05 chromosome 1, ASM419377v2, whole genome shotgun sequence:
- the LOC114415783 gene encoding uncharacterized protein LOC114415783 — MARWIQSTTNSLIALAVGRRKNLALRQRKKNESLLEKSGFRPFQNATKSTTIWGSKIRFQLMSSIHRDNSFGKGSNMDELDQMNDSASARESDERPSDIRKTGENSLPQNRENQQFPEQKDSMDLTVTVHLEMKGDGEHVLKIKGFSPSSTEEDNVEREKQMAQKAAVLLLYGEMLQEMGKKWRAQFQASDSSE; from the exons ATGGCAAGATGGATACAGTCAACGACAAACAGCCTGATTGCTTTAGCTGTGGGTCGCCGCAAAAACCTCGCTTTAAGACAGAGGAAGAAAAACGAATCTCTTTTGGAGAAAAGTGGTTTCCGACCGTTTCAAAATGCGACCAAAAGTACGACGATCTGGGGATCTAAGATCCGTTTCCAGCTTATGAGCTCTATCCATCGTGACAACTCCTTCGGTAAGGGGTCTAACATGGACGAGCTTGATCAAATGAATGACTCAGCTTCAGCAAGGGAATCCGATGAACGTCCCTCAGATATACGAAAGACCGGGG AAAATTCATTGCCCCAAAACCGCGAAAACCAACAATTTCCAGAGCAGAAAGATAGTATGGATCTAACGGTGACCGTGCACCTTGAGATGAAGGGGGACGGAGAGCATGTTCTGAAGATCAAGGGGTTCAGTCCAAGCTCAACCGAAGAGGATAACGTGGAAAGGGAAAAGCAAATGGCTCAAAAGGCAGCGGTGTTGTTGCTTTACGGAGAGATGCTTCAGGAAATGGGAAAGAAATGGCGTGCCCAGTTCCAGGCTTCGGATTCTAGTGAATGA